CCAAGCCAAGTTGGAGTTCTGGGAAGTATGGCGCACGGATGAATTCGCCCCGTATTTCAACCAGCTGAACGAAGTTCTGACGGCGCAGGAAGCGGCCGGCAAAACCACCGCTACAACCTCTACGGCTGCTACCGTTACGGACAGTACCTCGGCCACTGCCGCCGGCGACTCTACCTCCCTGGCCAGCCAGCTGGCCAAGAAAAAAGACACCAAATCTACTGCTGACACCGCTGCCGCGCAGCAGAGCAGCCAGCTGGCGCGTTTGTTCACCATGCCCGGCGCCCTGGGTTCTAATGTGCGCGACACCGCCCGCGTGAATGCCCTGATGCGCAGCCCCGAAGTGCGCGCCGTACTGCCCTCCAACCTCACCTTCCTGTGGGATGTGAAGCCCAGCGTAATCGACGGCCAGGAGTACCTGCAGCTGTACGCTATCCGCAAAACCCGCGAGGCGACGGCCCCGCTGGGTGGCGACGTGGTATCGGATGCCCGCCAGGATTACGACCAGGGCGGCCGCCCCGAGGTTTCGATGCAGATGAACCCCTCGGGCGCCAAGAAGTGGCAGCGTCTCACGGCCAGCAATATTGGTCGTCAGGTAGCTATTGTACTGGATGACAACGTGTACTCCGCCCCCGTGGTGCAGTCGGAAATTGCCGGTGGCAACTCCAGCATTTCGGGCAACTTCACCATTGAAGAAGCGCAGGATTTGGCCAACGTACTGAAGGCCGGTAAACTGCCCGCTCCTACCCGCATCGTGGAAGAAGCCGTAGTAGGTCCGTCGTTGGGTCAGGAGGCTATCAACCAGGGTCTGTTCTCCTCGCTGGCTGGTCTGGCTATCATCATGATTTTCATGGCCGCTTACTATGGTCGTGCGGGTCTGGTGGCTGATGCGGCTCTGCTCTTCAACGGCTTCCTGATTATGGGTGTGCTGGCGCAGTTTGGTACGGCCCTTACCCTGCCCGGCATTGCCGGTCTGGTGCTCACCTTCGGTATGTCGGTTGATGCCAACGTACTGATCTTCGAGCGTATTCGGGAAGAACTCAACCACGGTCTGCACCTGAAGGACGCCATTAACAAAGGCTACGCCCGCGCTTTCTCGGCCATCTTCGACTCCAACGTAACGACGATGCTGATTGCCGTGATTCTGGGCTTCTTCGGTACGGGTCCGGTACAGAGCTTTGCGGTAACGCTGGGCATTGGCGTACTCACCTCGTTCCTGTCGGCCGTATTCGTGTCGCGTCTGATCATTGAGTATCTGACCAAAGGCAAGGACACGAGCAAGATTCAGTTCACCACGTTCCTGTCGCGGAACCTGTTCCAGAACCTGAATTTTGACATTGTGGGCAAGCGCAAGTACGCTTATACCTTCTCTACGGTGTTCATTGTTATCGGCTTTGTGCTGATGTACTTCCAGGGTGGTCCAAACCTGGGTGTTGACTTCCGCGGTGGCCGTTCGTACATCGTTGACTTCAACAAAGCTGAGGTTGCTTCCGACGTGCGCATTGCCCTGGAGAAAGACTTCCAAGGTGCCGGTACCGAGGTAAAAACCTTTGGCTCACCCAACCGTCTGCGCATCACTACCGGCTACCTGGCTGATGACGAAAGCGTAGGAGCGGACAAGAAAGTAGAGCAGGCCCTGCTGAACGGCCTGAAGAAATACGGCGCCGACCAGCCCCAGATCAAGAGCACTTCCAAAGTAGGCGCTACCATTGCCGACGACATCAAGAAGACCTCGATTCTGAGCCTGGGCCTCACGCTGCTGGGTATTTTTGTGTACGTGCTGTTCCGCTTTGAGAAGTGGCAGTACTCGATGGCGGCCGTAGTGGCGCTGTTCCACGATGCCCTGCTGGTAATTGCGGCCTTCCCCATTGCCCGTCTGTTTGGTCTGAACTATGAGATGGACCAGATTTTCGTGGCGGCTGTGCTGACGGTTATCGGCTTCTCCATGAACGATACGGTGGTTATCTATGACCGTATCCGGGAGTATCTGCACGAGAACAAGCACCTCACGTTTGCCCAGGTGGTAAACCCGGCGCTGAACAGCACCTTCTCCCGTACCATGATTACCTTCACTACGGTATTCCTGGTGGTATTGGTACTCTACATTTTCGGGGGCGAAACGCTGCGCTCCTTCTCCTTCGCCATGATTGTAGGGGTAATTTTCGGCACGTACTCGTCGCTGTTCATTGCCACGCCTATTATTCTGGACACGTACGGCCGCAAAGAGGCCCGCGAGCGGGGTGTGGAGCACACCACGGAAATTGCCGATGCCGGCGCCCCCAAGCTCTCGACGACGGTTCAATAGTCTATCCGACTTCCTTTTTGAAAAGCCCGGCCCTATGGCCGGGCTTTTCTGCTTTTAGGCCAGCTCCACCGCAGGTATTGCTCTGATTTTCTGATAACTTATAGTAGGCAGGCAACCATCGACCCGCTTTCTGCGAGCTACCTAAAAAAAGCCTTTCCCGTGAATGCGCAGCCTCCTATAGACCCGGAACAGCTGCCCGCCTTGCTGGCGGGCTGCCGCCGTATGGAGCGCGCCAGTCAGCGGCAGCTCTACACCCGGTTCTACAGCTATGCCCTGAGCATCTGCCTGCGCTATGCCCATCATCGGGAGGCCGCTATGGAAGTGGTAAATGATGGATTCATGAAGCTATTCCGCGACATCGGGCGCTTCGACCCGGGCCGCTACGAGCTGCAAAGCTCGTTTCAGGGCTGGTTGAAGAGCATCATGATTCACACGGCCATTGATTATTACCGGGCTCAGGTAAAGCAACAGCAGCAGCTAGCCCTGGAAGAAGCGGCCTACGCCCGCGCCGATGCCGCGCCCACTCCGCTGGACAACCTGGCCTACGAAGACCTGACCGCCCTGATTCAGCAGCTCACACCCGCCTACCGCACGGTATTTAATTTATACGTGCTGGATGGTTTCACCCACGAGGAAATAGCCCGGCAGCTGGGCATTTCGGTGGGCGCCTCCAAATCAAACCTTTCCAAAGCCCGGGGTCATTTACGGGAGTTTTTGCAACGCACCAATCACTATGCCCACGCCGAATCTATCGGATGACGAGCTGGATGCGCTGTTCCGGCGCACTACCGTGGCATACCCTGCGGCAGACGCCACGGAGGGCTGGCAGCGCATGGAGCCGCAGCTCAACGGCCTGGTGCGTTATCAGCGGGCTATGCGGCAGGTGGTGCGCTGGTTTGTGGCGGAGCTGGGGCTGATTTTCCTGCTGTTAGTAGGCTGGTTTACGTACCTGCCGCGCCTACAGGCGCCCACGGCCCCGTCTGCGGCTTCGGCTGCCGGAAGCCGGCCGAAGCCAGCTGCCAATGATTCCCGGCCCTGGCAAGCTTCGCATCACTTATTCCGGCCCTCTGCCCGGGCGAAAGCAGCTGATACCAGGAGCAAAACCCAGCCGCAGCTTTCCTTAGGTCCAATAACGCAGGTGACCCAGCCGGGTGCGGTAACGTCTTTGGGAAAAGCAATGCTGCGCCACTCCTCGTTGCCTGCTAATGGCGTTTTTATAGCTGGATTGGATACCAGAAAACGAACAAAAGCCAGACAGGAAGCCTCGGGAAAATCAGACGTATTACATTCCCTTTCGGCCAGTAGCACGCTTCTCCTCGGCTTGCCGCCCACTTCCGCTTCCTATGCGTCTGCATCAGATGTAGCAGTGGTTTCGGTGCCCGCCGCTGCCGTTGTGCTTCCTTCAACTCCACCAGAACCGCCTGCGGCCTCGTCTGATTTCCCATCAGCGGAAACCGTTTCCGCGCCATCCGTTACAGACTCAACTGTGGCGTCCGCGCCGCCCGCATTGGTTGCTGTGGCCCCTCAGGCTACCACTAATCTCCTTCCGAAACTGCGTAAAAGGCCTACTTACCGCCTGGGTGTGGCAGTGCAATATGCGCCGGAGGTAAGTGCCGTGCGCGTGTCTGAGATAGAAAAAACCGGCCGGGACGTGGGTGTGCAGCTGGAATACTTTTTTACGCCCCGCCTCAGCCTGAACACTGGCCTGCTGCACGCCGTGAAGCGCTACGAAACCCGCGGCTCTGACTACCACATGGCCTACGGCAAAGCGCCCCTGGACCGGGTGTATGCCGTGTGCGGCATGCTGGATATTCCCTTAAACCTCCGTTACGCGCTGCTTTACCGGCCCACTTACCAGGTATTTGCCAGCGCGGGTCTCTCGTCACTACTCATGCGCGACGAGCAATATGAGCTTTGGTATACCTATGCTAACGAGCCGGTGCGCCGCACCAGGCAGATAGTAAATGGCAGCAATCATCCGCTAAGTATCCTGAACTTCTCGGCCGGGTATGAGCGGCAGGTGCAGGCGCGCTGGGGCCTTCGGGCGGAGCCGTTTATCAAAGTTCCGTTGGGCGGTGTGGGCTATGGCAAGGTGAAGCTGAGCAGCGCCGGCGTGCTTTTCTCGGTGCAGTACCGTTTGCTGCCGCCCGCCTTACAGGTGAAGTAGACTATCCACCTTATATAAATCCTTTATTCTATGTTACTCCGACTGTTTTTGCTGGGCGGGGCGCTCAGCCTGGTCAGCGGCTGCGCCTATGATAACGCAGAAGAGCTTTTCCCGGCGCCCGCCTGCAACACTTCCGCCGTTACGTACCAGGGCACTATTGTGCCCATTCTGCAAGCCAACTGCCTTTCCTGCCACAGCAGCGCCACGGCCGAAGGTGGCATTGTGCTGGAAGAGGCGCACGAGGTACAGCACCTGGCCGAGCATGGTACCCTGCTAGGCGTGGTGACGCACGCTCCAGGCTTTCCAGCCATGCCTAAAGATGCCCCTCAGCTAAGCGCCTGCGACATTGAGGCCATTCGGGCCTGGGTAGCCGCCGGGGCGCCGGATAATTAGCCTCTCACTCTTTCCCTTGCAGCTATGAGACTTCTCGGCATTGTTTTTCTCTCGTTTCTGCTACCGCTGGTGGGCTTAGGGCAGGAGCGGTACATGACCCACAGCGGGCATATCAGCTTTTACTCCTCGGCGCCGCTGGAAGATATTGAGGCGAAGAGCCAACAGGCCGGCGGCGTCATCGACCTCAGCACCGGCCAGCTGGCCTTCTCCGTTCCCATGAAATCCTTTGTATTCCCCAACGGACTGATGCAGGAGCACTTCAATGAGAACTACGTGGAATCGGACCGCTACCCCAAATCCACCTTTGTGGGAAAGCTATTGGGCTTTAATGCGGCCACCCTGCCAACCAGTGGCCCACAGCCAGTGCAGGCCGAAGGCGACCTGGCCATTCATGGCGTAACGCACCGGGTACGGGTGCCCGGCACGCTGGAGCTGCGCGGCAATGGCCTGCAGCTACAGGCAAAGTTTAACGTGGCGCCCGCCGATTACAATATTATAATCCCCCGGCTGGTGCGCGAGCATATTGCCAAGTCGGTGGAGGTAACCGTGAATATGCTTTGTCCGCCAGTTCCTCAACCTTAAGCTATGCTGCTATGCGGTGTCGGTATGTGTTTTCCCTTCTGGTTCTCCTCACGTCAGCCCTGCTTTCCTTCCGCAGCCGGGCGCAGGATACGAACAGCGACTTGCTGCGGCAGCTCAACCAGCAAGTGCCCGCCGATAGTGCCGCGCCGGTAGCGGCCACGTTTAAAGGGACGCGCGTTATCAACGGGCAATCTGTAGAAACACCCCGGGCGCACGTTTTGCTGTTTTTGATTTCTCACCGCTTTGGTCCGCTGAATAGTGGCGCTTACAACTTTTTTGGGCTAGATCAGGCC
The Hymenobacter sp. DG25B genome window above contains:
- the secDF gene encoding protein translocase subunit SecDF — protein: MRNKGLIITLTVIVSVLCAYFLMLTFVSRNVQQKAVNYATRNGRVDQQQRQHYLDSVWRAPVFGPLTYRDVREKELGLGLDLKGGMHVTLEVSPVEIVRAMSGNSKDPKFNKAIQRAQELQKANPTTPFTALFAQSFREVAPGDRLARIFANTTNKSRGIDFNSSDEKVIAAIDKEEEEAIDRSFNILRTRVDKFGVNQPSIQRVKGTGRIQIELPGVDNPERIRKLLQGQAKLEFWEVWRTDEFAPYFNQLNEVLTAQEAAGKTTATTSTAATVTDSTSATAAGDSTSLASQLAKKKDTKSTADTAAAQQSSQLARLFTMPGALGSNVRDTARVNALMRSPEVRAVLPSNLTFLWDVKPSVIDGQEYLQLYAIRKTREATAPLGGDVVSDARQDYDQGGRPEVSMQMNPSGAKKWQRLTASNIGRQVAIVLDDNVYSAPVVQSEIAGGNSSISGNFTIEEAQDLANVLKAGKLPAPTRIVEEAVVGPSLGQEAINQGLFSSLAGLAIIMIFMAAYYGRAGLVADAALLFNGFLIMGVLAQFGTALTLPGIAGLVLTFGMSVDANVLIFERIREELNHGLHLKDAINKGYARAFSAIFDSNVTTMLIAVILGFFGTGPVQSFAVTLGIGVLTSFLSAVFVSRLIIEYLTKGKDTSKIQFTTFLSRNLFQNLNFDIVGKRKYAYTFSTVFIVIGFVLMYFQGGPNLGVDFRGGRSYIVDFNKAEVASDVRIALEKDFQGAGTEVKTFGSPNRLRITTGYLADDESVGADKKVEQALLNGLKKYGADQPQIKSTSKVGATIADDIKKTSILSLGLTLLGIFVYVLFRFEKWQYSMAAVVALFHDALLVIAAFPIARLFGLNYEMDQIFVAAVLTVIGFSMNDTVVIYDRIREYLHENKHLTFAQVVNPALNSTFSRTMITFTTVFLVVLVLYIFGGETLRSFSFAMIVGVIFGTYSSLFIATPIILDTYGRKEARERGVEHTTEIADAGAPKLSTTVQ
- a CDS encoding RNA polymerase sigma factor, coding for MNAQPPIDPEQLPALLAGCRRMERASQRQLYTRFYSYALSICLRYAHHREAAMEVVNDGFMKLFRDIGRFDPGRYELQSSFQGWLKSIMIHTAIDYYRAQVKQQQQLALEEAAYARADAAPTPLDNLAYEDLTALIQQLTPAYRTVFNLYVLDGFTHEEIARQLGISVGASKSNLSKARGHLREFLQRTNHYAHAESIG
- a CDS encoding c-type cytochrome, which encodes MLLRLFLLGGALSLVSGCAYDNAEELFPAPACNTSAVTYQGTIVPILQANCLSCHSSATAEGGIVLEEAHEVQHLAEHGTLLGVVTHAPGFPAMPKDAPQLSACDIEAIRAWVAAGAPDN
- a CDS encoding YceI family protein, which codes for MRLLGIVFLSFLLPLVGLGQERYMTHSGHISFYSSAPLEDIEAKSQQAGGVIDLSTGQLAFSVPMKSFVFPNGLMQEHFNENYVESDRYPKSTFVGKLLGFNAATLPTSGPQPVQAEGDLAIHGVTHRVRVPGTLELRGNGLQLQAKFNVAPADYNIIIPRLVREHIAKSVEVTVNMLCPPVPQP